A stretch of Paenibacillus peoriae DNA encodes these proteins:
- a CDS encoding DivIVA domain-containing protein: protein MPLTPLDIHNKEFARRLRGYDEDQVNEFLDQVIKDYEGVIRENKELSTELLNVQEKLDHFATIEDTLSKTIIVAQEAADEVRNNAKKESQLIVKEAEKNADRIVNEALSKSRKIALEVEELKKQASIYRARFRTLVEAQLDLLSQDGWEALENREREVLEREREMKEIY from the coding sequence ATGCCATTAACGCCATTGGATATACATAACAAGGAATTTGCCCGCCGGCTTCGCGGTTATGATGAGGATCAGGTTAATGAATTTTTGGATCAGGTGATCAAAGATTACGAGGGCGTTATTCGTGAAAATAAAGAACTGAGCACCGAGTTGTTGAACGTACAGGAGAAGCTCGATCATTTCGCGACCATTGAGGATACGCTGAGTAAGACGATTATCGTAGCGCAGGAAGCCGCAGATGAAGTTCGTAACAACGCCAAGAAAGAATCCCAACTGATCGTGAAGGAAGCGGAAAAAAATGCGGACCGTATTGTGAACGAAGCATTGTCCAAATCCCGCAAGATCGCGTTGGAGGTTGAAGAGCTGAAGAAGCAGGCATCGATTTACCGAGCACGGTTTCGTACACTGGTGGAAGCACAGCTTGACTTGTTAAGCCAAGACGGCTGGGAAGCTCTTGAAAACCGGGAACGCGAAGTACTGGAGCGCGAGCGTGAGATGAAGGAAATTTATTAA
- a CDS encoding YggT family protein yields MIEVIYWLFQIYSYMIIAYVLLSWLPNARESVIGDLLAKFVEPYLSPFRRFIPPIFGMIDISPIVALIALRFASYGLISLIGKLV; encoded by the coding sequence TTGATCGAGGTAATTTACTGGCTATTTCAGATTTATTCGTACATGATCATTGCATATGTTCTACTGTCATGGCTTCCTAATGCCAGAGAGAGTGTGATTGGTGATTTACTAGCCAAGTTTGTGGAGCCGTATTTGTCTCCTTTTCGCAGGTTTATACCGCCAATCTTCGGGATGATTGATATTTCACCTATCGTTGCGCTGATTGCTCTGCGTTTTGCGTCGTACGGTTTGATTTCTTTAATTGGTAAGCTCGTCTAG
- a CDS encoding RNA-binding protein, with the protein MRTEIYEHFHPDERDYVDRASEWISHAGAYHEQKLTDFLDPRQQYILETLASKEDKVTIRVDGGYMASERKRALIAPDYSYLDGEEMGIQVLSITSDDLKIGTLEHGDYLGALLGLGIKRGKIGDIHVLDDGCHVLVASEIGNFMTMHLQQVHRVHVWTELLPVASLRTKEVALETLDLTVASLRLDGIASDVYKLSRSKILTPIRAGRCRVNWKVEENPSTPLKAGDVISMQGFGRFKVLETDGMTKKGRFRVKIGKFV; encoded by the coding sequence ATGCGAACTGAGATTTATGAGCATTTTCACCCGGATGAACGGGATTATGTGGATCGTGCTTCCGAATGGATCAGTCATGCGGGGGCTTATCATGAGCAGAAGCTGACTGATTTCTTGGACCCGCGCCAACAGTACATATTGGAGACACTTGCTTCGAAGGAAGACAAGGTCACGATTAGGGTAGATGGCGGATACATGGCTTCGGAACGAAAGCGGGCGCTGATTGCGCCCGATTATTCGTATTTGGACGGTGAGGAGATGGGGATTCAGGTCCTTTCCATCACATCTGACGATCTTAAAATAGGTACCCTTGAGCACGGTGATTATCTAGGTGCCCTACTGGGACTTGGAATCAAACGTGGGAAAATTGGAGATATTCATGTACTAGATGATGGGTGTCATGTATTGGTAGCTTCAGAGATCGGTAATTTTATGACGATGCATTTGCAGCAGGTACACCGTGTTCATGTATGGACAGAACTATTGCCTGTAGCGAGTCTGCGAACGAAGGAAGTTGCATTAGAGACGCTAGACCTGACGGTCGCTTCTTTGCGTCTGGACGGTATTGCTAGCGATGTGTACAAGCTAAGCCGCAGTAAAATATTAACACCGATTCGGGCGGGACGGTGCAGGGTAAATTGGAAGGTGGAGGAGAATCCATCCACTCCACTTAAAGCTGGAGACGTTATTTCCATGCAGGGTTTTGGGCGTTTCAAAGTGCTTGAAACAGACGGGATGACAAAAAAGGGAAGATTCCGTGTCAAAATTGGTAAGTTTGTATAG